One genomic window of Motacilla alba alba isolate MOTALB_02 chromosome 1, Motacilla_alba_V1.0_pri, whole genome shotgun sequence includes the following:
- the LOC119707496 gene encoding uncharacterized protein LOC119707496: MFPAWDRVLRCHREPRRLSEGSRGTGSCSPVKLCWPLQTSCCLTTCKRDIMVPVASPRWTFSILWNGSNYANVKPRLHPSHGLRIWGNEISMYKQAIQIGNSTCTLHRPKHPRRTPVHSFSPALKLGKQEKEKKKKKKKKKKKKKKKKKKKKKKKKKKRNQPTERQPRPLPADGNGTPFVHRRSRSWKRTHSCHLQSTPEKQSL, encoded by the exons ATGTTCCCTGCATGGGACAGGGTGCTCCGTTGTCACCGCGAGCCCCGCAGGCTgtcagagggaagcagaggcacTGGAAGCTGCTCTCCTGTCAAACTCTGCTGGCCCCTGCAgaccagctgctgcctcacaaCGTGTAAAAG GGATATAATGGTGCCTGTGGCATCTCCAAGATGGACCTTCAGTATCCTGTGGAATGGCAGCAACTATGCCAATGTCAAGCCCAGGCTGCATCCCTCCCACGGCTTGAGAATCTGGGGCAATGAGATCTCTATGTACAAGCAAGCCATCCAAATTGGAAACTCCACATGCACACTCCACCGACCAAAACACCCGAGGAGGACACCTGTTCACAGCTTTTCACCTGCATTAAAGctgggaaaacaagaaaaagagaaaaagaaaaagaaaaagaaaaagaaaaagaaaaagaaaaagaaaaagaaaaagaaaaagaaaaagaaaaagaaaaaaagaaaccaacccaCTGAAAGGCAACCTCGCCCTTTGCCAGCAGATGGCAATGGCACTCCATTTGTTCATCGCCGATCCCGTTCCTGGAAAAGGACCCATAGCTGCCATCTACAGAGCACTCCTGAGAAgcaaagtctttaa